From the Candidatus Sulfotelmatobacter sp. genome, the window GCCGATCACTATCGCGTCGTGTTCTTCGACACTTCACTCCGGGAGATCGCGCGCACCGATTCGAGCGCCGACACCCGCGCCGTGCTTCGCGCCGCGTCGCTTCCCGCCGGCTTGCGGCACGGGGCCTCGGTGGGCTGGAGAGTCGAAGCGTTGGCCGACGGCGATCGCATCGCGAACTCCAGCCCCGGGGTCCTTCGGGTGCCGTAGCGCGTCTCGATGATCGAGTCGCCGCGCTCAGCGGGCGATGGTGAGCTTGCGGGTGAGCGGGTCGGCCGCTCCCGCGATCGAGAGCCTCGCGAAATAGGCTCCGGGGGCCGCGTTCGTTCCGTCGTCGCGCGTGCCGTCCCATCGCGCCTCGGAGGGGCCCGCCTTGCGCCACCCGTTCTCGAGCGTGCGAATCCGGCGTCCAACGAGATCGAAGATCGCGAGCTGAACGTCGCCGTCGCGGGCGAGCGAGTACTCCAACCTCACCGCGCCGCGCGAAGGATTGGGGCTGGGCGGCGCCAGGGTCGTGAGCGCGGCGAGCGAGGGCACCGCGGCGCTCTGCGGAGGCAGCGTACTGTCGCTGGTCGTGAAGATGAAATCACCGCTCGGATCATCGTTCCCGTTGGCCGAATTGCCGGCGCAGAAGAAGTAGATCTTGCCGGACGAGGTCGCCGGCGCCTGCCAAGAGAGATGCCAGACCGACGGGCCGGCCAGCCCCGTGCGCGTGCCGATGAACGTGTGCTCGACGTAGCGACGCGATGCGAACGGCGCCGAACCGGCAATGATCTGGAGCGTGTCCGGGTCGGGCAGCACGAAGGTGCCGGCCCCTTCGCCATCGCTCGCGCGCACCGCCGTGAGTTGGAAGCCCCACTTGCGACTTGGCGAATCGGCGGTCGAGTCGCTGTCGAGCCGGACCGTCAGCGGGTAGGT encodes:
- a CDS encoding choice-of-anchor V domain-containing protein — translated: MQSRLAYGISALFLAAGSTYAFATIESAHGPIASATHAPAIGDKPAEFVCTLCHYTDGDNFNVPGGGLRLVGVPIVYAAGQTYPLTVRLDSDSTADSPSRKWGFQLTAVRASDGEGAGTFVLPDPDTLQIIAGSAPFASRRYVEHTFIGTRTGLAGPSVWHLSWQAPATSSGKIYFFCAGNSANGNDDPSGDFIFTTSDSTLPPQSAAVPSLAALTTLAPPSPNPSRGAVRLEYSLARDGDVQLAIFDLVGRRIRTLENGWRKAGPSEARWDGTRDDGTNAAPGAYFARLSIAGAADPLTRKLTIAR